A single region of the Brienomyrus brachyistius isolate T26 chromosome 10, BBRACH_0.4, whole genome shotgun sequence genome encodes:
- the LOC125750768 gene encoding NEDD4 family-interacting protein 1-like isoform X2, whose protein sequence is MTEPSGRYQPLTDEEEPGEGAPGTPDAPPPYSNITAPDAAYFEFKEDGSFPKPPSYHVATSLPSYDEAERTKAGASVPLVTARDDDFAARDDFDDADQLRIGNDAIFMLTFFMAFLFNWVGFFLSFCLTTSAAGRYGAVSGFGLSLIKWILIVRFSTYFPGYFDGQYWLWWVFLVLGLLLFLRGFINYAKVRKMADSFSTLPRTRVLFIY, encoded by the exons ATGACGGAGCCAAGCGGCAGATACCAGCCA CTGACAGATGAAGAGGAGCCAGGGGAGGGTGCCCCGGGGACCCCTGATGCCCCGCCCCCCTACAGCAACATCACAGCACCTGATGCAG cttattTTGAGTTCAAAGAAGATGGGTCCTTCCCCAAGCCTCCCTCCTACCACGTGGCCACATCACTCCCATCCTACGATGAGGCGGAGAGAACCAAAGCTGGAGCGAGCGTCCCGCTCGTCACTGCCAGG GATGACGACTTTGCGGCCAGGGACGACTTCGATGACGCCGACCAGCTGCGGATAGGAAACGACGCCATTTTCATGCTGACTTTCTTCA tggcattcctcttcaactgggTGGGCTTTTTCCTGTCCTTCTGTCTGACCACATCAGCAGCAGGACGCTATGGTGCCGTCTCTGGGTTCGGGCTGTCGCTCATCAAGTGGATCCTGATCGTGAGG TTCTCCACGTACTTTCCCGGGTACTTTGACGGCCAGTATTGGCTGTGGTGGGTGTTCCTGGTGCTCG GGCTCCTGCTCTTCCTCAGGGGATTTATCAACTACGCCAAGGTGCGGAAAATGGCGGATTCCTTCTCCACACTGCCCCGAACTAGAGTCCTTTTTATCTACTAA
- the LOC125750768 gene encoding NEDD4 family-interacting protein 1-like isoform X1 → MKRSQGRVPRGPLMPRPPTATSQHLMQLILSSKKMGPSPSLPPTTWPHHSHPTMRRREPKLERASRSSLPGCKTACASRTCQRLSPPVQDDDFAARDDFDDADQLRIGNDAIFMLTFFMAFLFNWVGFFLSFCLTTSAAGRYGAVSGFGLSLIKWILIVRFSTYFPGYFDGQYWLWWVFLVLGLLLFLRGFINYAKVRKMADSFSTLPRTRVLFIY, encoded by the exons ATGAAGAGGAGCCAGGGGAGGGTGCCCCGGGGACCCCTGATGCCCCGCCCCCCTACAGCAACATCACAGCACCTGATGCAG cttattTTGAGTTCAAAGAAGATGGGTCCTTCCCCAAGCCTCCCTCCTACCACGTGGCCACATCACTCCCATCCTACGATGAGGCGGAGAGAACCAAAGCTGGAGCGAGCGTCCCGCTCGTCACTGCCAGG GTGTAAGACAGCGTGCGCTAGCCGGACTTGCCAGCGTCTCTCCCCCCCTGTACAGGATGACGACTTTGCGGCCAGGGACGACTTCGATGACGCCGACCAGCTGCGGATAGGAAACGACGCCATTTTCATGCTGACTTTCTTCA tggcattcctcttcaactgggTGGGCTTTTTCCTGTCCTTCTGTCTGACCACATCAGCAGCAGGACGCTATGGTGCCGTCTCTGGGTTCGGGCTGTCGCTCATCAAGTGGATCCTGATCGTGAGG TTCTCCACGTACTTTCCCGGGTACTTTGACGGCCAGTATTGGCTGTGGTGGGTGTTCCTGGTGCTCG GGCTCCTGCTCTTCCTCAGGGGATTTATCAACTACGCCAAGGTGCGGAAAATGGCGGATTCCTTCTCCACACTGCCCCGAACTAGAGTCCTTTTTATCTACTAA